From one Lactiplantibacillus paraplantarum genomic stretch:
- a CDS encoding MetQ/NlpA family ABC transporter substrate-binding protein, which yields MQKKRILGLLAVAATAILLVGCGKSSSSSTKTTTITVGASSVPHAQILKHVQPELKKEGVNLKIKVFQDYVLPNKALASKELDANYFQHIPFLDNWNKENNGSLVSAGKVHLEPIGVYSKKVKSLKDLKDGATVLVSSNVADYGRVLTLFKDAGLITLKKGTDLTSATFNDIKTNKRHLKFKHSYEAKLMPTFYKNNEGDAVVINANYAVQAGLNPKKDAIALEKSDSPYANIVAVRKGDKNKPAIKKLMKALRSKSTQQWIEKKYKGAILPVSTD from the coding sequence ATGCAAAAAAAGCGGATTTTAGGATTACTAGCAGTTGCCGCGACGGCGATTTTATTAGTTGGCTGTGGTAAATCATCATCGTCATCGACTAAGACAACAACCATCACGGTCGGGGCATCGTCAGTACCACATGCCCAGATCTTGAAGCATGTGCAACCAGAATTGAAAAAGGAAGGCGTTAATTTAAAAATCAAAGTTTTCCAAGATTACGTCTTGCCTAACAAAGCGTTGGCATCTAAAGAATTAGACGCTAATTACTTCCAGCATATTCCGTTTTTGGATAACTGGAACAAAGAAAATAATGGTAGTCTAGTATCTGCCGGTAAAGTTCACTTGGAACCAATCGGTGTCTATTCCAAGAAGGTTAAGAGTTTGAAAGACTTGAAAGATGGTGCGACAGTGTTAGTTAGCAGCAACGTTGCTGACTATGGTCGGGTTTTGACATTGTTCAAGGACGCTGGTTTGATTACCCTGAAGAAGGGGACTGATTTGACTTCAGCAACCTTCAATGATATTAAAACTAACAAACGGCATCTGAAGTTCAAGCATTCATACGAAGCTAAGTTAATGCCAACATTTTACAAGAACAATGAAGGTGACGCGGTCGTAATCAATGCGAACTACGCCGTGCAAGCTGGTTTGAATCCCAAGAAGGACGCAATTGCGCTCGAAAAATCAGATTCGCCATACGCTAATATTGTGGCTGTTCGTAAGGGTGACAAGAACAAACCAGCTATTAAGAAGTTAATGAAGGCGTTACGTTCTAAGAGTACTCAACAATGGATTGAAAAGAAATATAAAGGTGCGATTTTGCCAGTTTCAACTGACTAA
- a CDS encoding zinc-binding alcohol dehydrogenase family protein, whose translation MQAKAIGLTQGLPVSDPQSLQDVTIEIDQPRGRDILVEVLATSVNPIDTKQRQVQPQVEHPRILGFDAVAKVLAVGEAVTTIMTDDLVYYAGAVDRPGSDAQYQLVDERLVACAPKKWTAAQSAGLPLTTLTAWEALFEKLPFIAAANANLGHSVLIINGAGGVGSMAIQLAKWAGLQVITTTGKPATTEWVKQLGADVVLDYHQDLAAQLTAAGLTTVDHVILLHSTDRYLPLVTPLVRPLGTIVAVVTNQQPLPMALLKPKSLNFAWEFMFTKANYRLPSMATQGIILARVAQLADAGVIVPTTKRILAGINAANLRSAHEIVETGQMLGKVVLTAPFNA comes from the coding sequence ATGCAAGCAAAAGCAATTGGCTTAACGCAAGGATTACCGGTAAGTGATCCGCAAAGTTTACAAGATGTCACGATTGAAATCGATCAACCACGCGGGCGTGATATTTTAGTGGAAGTTCTCGCAACGTCGGTTAATCCAATTGATACTAAACAGCGGCAGGTTCAACCGCAAGTTGAGCATCCTAGGATACTAGGTTTTGATGCGGTAGCGAAAGTCTTGGCCGTGGGTGAAGCGGTAACGACGATTATGACTGATGATCTTGTTTACTATGCCGGCGCCGTTGACCGGCCAGGCAGTGACGCGCAGTACCAATTGGTGGATGAGCGGTTAGTCGCTTGTGCGCCCAAAAAGTGGACCGCGGCACAATCAGCCGGATTACCACTGACAACGTTAACGGCTTGGGAAGCATTGTTTGAAAAGTTACCGTTTATAGCGGCTGCCAATGCTAATCTTGGACATAGTGTCCTAATTATCAATGGTGCCGGTGGTGTGGGGTCGATGGCTATTCAGTTGGCTAAGTGGGCGGGACTCCAAGTTATTACGACAACTGGTAAGCCCGCTACCACTGAATGGGTCAAACAGCTAGGTGCCGATGTTGTTTTGGATTACCATCAAGATTTGGCCGCACAATTGACAGCGGCGGGTTTGACGACCGTTGATCATGTGATTTTATTGCATTCAACGGATCGATATTTACCGTTAGTCACGCCACTGGTACGGCCACTCGGAACGATCGTGGCGGTCGTCACGAATCAGCAACCATTGCCAATGGCATTATTAAAGCCCAAGAGCTTGAACTTTGCTTGGGAGTTTATGTTTACGAAAGCTAACTATCGGTTACCATCGATGGCAACACAGGGGATTATTCTAGCCCGAGTAGCCCAATTGGCGGATGCTGGGGTCATTGTACCAACGACCAAGCGGATATTAGCAGGGATTAATGCAGCTAATTTACGAAGCGCTCATGAAATTGTGGAAACGGGCCAAATGTTAGGTAAAGTGGTCTTAACTGCACCATTTAATGCGTAA
- a CDS encoding DUF2785 domain-containing protein, whose amino-acid sequence MQAEKLMQVKNAVLKLRQQLRAGQVYQSLPARMDALIKQLPSTVATTVTLPGDEEVLPLIATLHEQLKKGTLTAISSEQVKLLMAHIGSRNPQVRDQGVYYLLNEALQQQVLTPAQLGAIFDQLIQDQLLFAHIDEPQNDAVYQRSFAVLLLSVLLYADHAGLKFMTPARLDLIVTQMTIYILLETDTRGFVGTTGWAHAYTHIGNILDELADESKLARADKLLLLAALLSRYQKLTTPLIFGEPERLSTYLTLITNKDELYCDYLLAALKEWHRQLMMHTRPSSEAEWTQIFNRNRLLEALALHDDLPTAVVDYLDDELEFLG is encoded by the coding sequence ATGCAAGCAGAGAAATTGATGCAGGTTAAAAATGCAGTATTGAAATTAAGACAGCAACTTCGTGCGGGACAGGTTTATCAATCATTACCGGCCCGGATGGATGCGCTGATCAAACAGTTGCCGAGCACTGTGGCAACGACGGTGACGCTTCCGGGTGATGAAGAAGTTCTGCCATTGATTGCAACGTTGCATGAACAGTTGAAGAAAGGTACGCTGACGGCCATTAGTAGTGAGCAGGTCAAGCTCTTAATGGCGCACATTGGCTCGCGTAATCCACAGGTTCGTGATCAGGGCGTCTACTATTTGTTAAATGAAGCCCTGCAACAGCAGGTGCTTACGCCGGCACAATTAGGTGCTATTTTTGATCAGTTGATTCAAGATCAGCTATTATTTGCCCATATTGACGAGCCACAAAATGATGCCGTCTATCAGCGTTCCTTTGCGGTGTTGTTGCTATCAGTATTACTGTACGCGGATCATGCGGGTCTAAAATTCATGACGCCTGCTCGGCTTGACTTGATTGTTACCCAAATGACGATTTATATTTTGTTAGAAACGGATACTCGTGGTTTTGTGGGAACGACCGGTTGGGCCCACGCTTATACGCACATTGGGAATATCTTGGATGAATTGGCCGATGAGTCAAAATTAGCTCGTGCGGATAAATTATTATTATTGGCGGCGTTGTTGAGTCGGTATCAAAAGTTAACAACACCTTTAATTTTTGGGGAGCCGGAGCGGTTATCAACTTATTTGACGCTGATTACGAATAAGGACGAACTGTACTGTGACTATTTGTTAGCGGCATTAAAGGAATGGCATCGGCAGTTAATGATGCATACGCGCCCATCAAGTGAGGCTGAATGGACGCAGATTTTTAATCGTAATCGATTGCTAGAGGCGTTAGCACTGCACGATGATTTACCAACTGCAGTTGTTGATTATTTGGATGATGAATTGGAATTTTTAGGCTAG
- a CDS encoding methionine ABC transporter permease: MNDQGLDSYFKFANVDWGSMMSATWETIWLTIVSMVVVAILGIALGLLLYETAGSQNPLAKALNWIVALFVNVFRSIPFIILIVLLLPVTSKLVGTIIGPRAALPSLIISAAPFYARMVELAFHELDHGVIEAAESMGATRWQIIRKVLLPESMPALVSGITVTTISLIGYTAMAGAIGAGGLGNLAYQDGFQSNNNAITLVATVIIVIIVFIFQFIGDIAVRHIDKRVN, from the coding sequence GTGAATGATCAAGGATTGGATTCATACTTTAAATTTGCAAATGTTGATTGGGGTAGCATGATGTCGGCAACTTGGGAAACCATTTGGCTGACGATCGTTTCAATGGTCGTTGTTGCCATTTTGGGAATCGCCTTAGGTTTGTTACTTTATGAGACAGCCGGTAGTCAGAATCCACTGGCTAAGGCGTTGAATTGGATTGTCGCGTTATTCGTGAACGTTTTCCGGTCGATTCCTTTCATTATTTTGATCGTGCTATTATTGCCAGTAACATCCAAATTAGTTGGGACGATTATTGGGCCACGAGCAGCTTTACCATCACTCATCATTTCAGCAGCGCCATTTTACGCCCGGATGGTGGAGTTAGCGTTCCATGAATTAGATCATGGGGTGATTGAAGCGGCTGAATCAATGGGTGCGACGCGGTGGCAAATTATTCGCAAGGTCTTGTTACCAGAGAGCATGCCAGCTTTGGTTTCCGGAATCACAGTGACGACGATTTCTTTGATTGGTTATACCGCGATGGCCGGGGCCATTGGGGCTGGTGGCCTAGGTAACTTGGCATACCAAGATGGCTTCCAGTCTAATAACAACGCGATTACGCTAGTTGCGACGGTTATTATTGTTATCATCGTGTTCATTTTCCAATTTATCGGGGATATTGCAGTTCGACATATCGATAAGCGAGTTAATTAA
- a CDS encoding IS5 family transposase (programmed frameshift) encodes MKSFAHHYSSDISREQFELIRTDLEGIRKRTKPRKVDLYDIFCALLYTLKNGCVWRDLPSDFPKWETVYYYWLLWTKTPSPTGITPLDKVFKKIVSQHRLAQKRSVYTSFIILDAQSVKNTDPAESSGYDGGKKVSGIKRHLAVDINGLPMAVHVTTANVSERDGANALLALNKSQFDLVQRVMADGGYTGNNFAQSVQAMINAEVIIAKQSDLRHGQVTPQRWVIERSFSWLGKYRRLWRNCERKLNTSKMMISLAFLRILLKRF; translated from the exons ATGAAAAGCTTTGCACACCATTATAGTAGCGACATCTCTCGTGAACAATTTGAACTAATCCGGACAGATCTAGAAGGCATACGTAAGCGGACTAAGCCAAGAAAGGTTGATTTATATGATATCTTTTGTGCCCTGCTTTATACCTTGAAAAATGGGTGCGTTTGGCGTGATTTACCCAGCGATTTTCCTAAATGGGAAACCGTCTATTATTACTGGTTACTTTGGACTAAAACGCCATCTCCTACTGGTATCACTCCTCTGGATAAGGTTT TTAAAAAAATTGTCAGCCAACATCGGTTGGCTCAGAAGCGTTCAGTTTATACATCGTTCATCATTCTAGATGCTCAAAGTGTCAAGAATACCGATCCTGCTGAAAGTAGCGGCTACGATGGTGGTAAAAAGGTGAGTGGGATTAAGCGCCATCTTGCTGTAGATATCAATGGGCTGCCGATGGCAGTCCATGTGACAACCGCCAATGTTTCTGAGCGTGATGGCGCCAATGCGCTACTGGCGTTAAACAAATCACAGTTTGACCTGGTTCAACGAGTAATGGCCGATGGTGGTTATACTGGTAACAACTTTGCTCAATCAGTTCAGGCAATGATTAACGCTGAAGTCATTATTGCTAAACAGAGTGACCTTAGGCACGGTCAAGTGACCCCGCAACGCTGGGTTATCGAACGCAGTTTTAGCTGGCTAGGAAAATATCGGCGCCTCTGGCGCAATTGTGAGCGAAAGCTGAACACCAGTAAGATGATGATTAGCTTAGCCTTCCTGCGAATACTCTTGAAAAGATTCTAA
- a CDS encoding glycerophosphodiester phosphodiesterase — translation MLSRGWQLIIRGGQQLTGPLAIWWLTGMLLAVLVKVLGIQVGGGMSLIGLIVLSAWLPALAVRSNHEPLQVGQFICRWSMLLVMAVWWLPLGWLGYLATLQASLQLPAAIQNVIFNTRYDWLPVAAPLWALGWLLSWKWLPALRQQLLNPANWKNYWQAGWKTSWWAAIKRTRYGWMVLIGWGILAGLSVGIVWICGNYSQIVSRLVAIISMTGLQLIGWLLLMGEWAQWRPQRVTSVRSQWQTALIILISLVAISSYSGWWLGAPTTATPAIIAHRGVNGHDGVQNTTAALKRTVRQTRPNMVEMDIQPTADRHWVVMHDLTLTALAGQAGPVHDYPVDELSGLPLHEHGQKGRLSTFNQYFTVARNLQQPLLVEIKSVGAANQLMGAFAERYGQTLVRQKGAVHSLDYRIIEQLHQRNVQLPVGLIAPFYLTDFSDSVASFYSLQALTATREQVSAAHRQHHAVYFWTVDRPLAMQRLAAMGADGLITNRPGQLKQLQTRSKHYYFYQLINWLLSWL, via the coding sequence TTGTTAAGTCGCGGATGGCAACTAATTATTCGTGGTGGACAGCAATTAACTGGGCCACTAGCCATCTGGTGGTTAACTGGCATGTTACTAGCAGTGCTTGTTAAGGTACTGGGCATTCAAGTTGGTGGCGGAATGAGTTTGATTGGACTAATTGTGTTGAGTGCTTGGCTACCAGCATTAGCGGTCCGTAGTAATCACGAGCCATTGCAGGTTGGTCAATTTATTTGTCGCTGGTCAATGTTGCTAGTAATGGCAGTGTGGTGGCTGCCACTCGGCTGGTTAGGCTATCTAGCAACCTTACAAGCAAGTTTACAGTTGCCGGCAGCTATTCAGAATGTGATCTTTAATACGCGTTATGACTGGTTACCCGTAGCGGCACCGTTATGGGCGCTTGGTTGGTTGTTGAGCTGGAAGTGGTTACCGGCACTCCGACAACAATTGCTGAACCCTGCCAATTGGAAAAACTACTGGCAGGCTGGTTGGAAAACATCGTGGTGGGCGGCTATTAAAAGAACGCGTTATGGCTGGATGGTACTAATTGGCTGGGGAATTTTAGCCGGCCTTAGTGTGGGAATCGTTTGGATCTGTGGGAATTACAGCCAGATTGTGAGTCGACTGGTGGCAATAATCAGTATGACAGGATTACAATTAATTGGCTGGTTGTTGCTCATGGGTGAATGGGCACAATGGCGGCCACAACGGGTGACCTCAGTAAGGTCTCAATGGCAGACGGCACTAATAATATTGATTAGCTTGGTGGCCATAAGCAGTTATTCGGGTTGGTGGTTAGGTGCGCCGACAACTGCGACACCAGCAATTATTGCGCACCGAGGTGTCAATGGTCATGATGGTGTTCAAAACACGACAGCAGCGCTTAAACGGACGGTTAGACAGACCCGACCTAACATGGTTGAGATGGATATTCAGCCGACTGCGGATCGGCACTGGGTCGTGATGCATGATCTCACGTTGACAGCCCTGGCTGGTCAAGCGGGGCCAGTCCATGATTATCCAGTCGATGAATTGAGTGGGTTACCCTTGCATGAGCATGGTCAAAAGGGGCGTTTAAGCACGTTTAATCAGTACTTTACGGTGGCACGTAACTTACAACAACCCTTGTTAGTCGAAATTAAATCAGTAGGAGCAGCCAATCAATTGATGGGCGCTTTTGCGGAGCGCTATGGCCAGACACTGGTGCGTCAAAAAGGGGCCGTCCATTCGTTAGACTACCGGATCATTGAACAATTGCATCAACGAAATGTTCAACTGCCAGTAGGATTAATTGCGCCATTTTATCTGACCGATTTTTCGGATTCAGTAGCCAGTTTTTATTCACTGCAAGCCCTAACGGCCACTCGTGAACAGGTTAGCGCGGCTCATCGTCAGCATCATGCCGTATATTTTTGGACAGTTGATCGGCCACTCGCCATGCAACGGCTGGCTGCTATGGGGGCGGATGGACTCATCACGAATCGACCTGGTCAATTAAAACAACTGCAAACGAGGTCTAAACATTATTATTTTTATCAATTGATAAATTGGCTACTGAGTTGGTTATAA
- a CDS encoding D-alanine--D-alanine ligase family protein yields METQKKIHVGMLFGGNSSEHDVSKRSAHNIYDAMDKNKYDVDLFLITKDGVVLSDAATRRVFDGEPEDQVVAEEMPKLDMRDPLAPIKNLTLAKDIDIFYPVVHGNLGEDGTLQGLFKLLKKPYVGSGVLASAASFDKDITKQILTHHHIQNTKYVVVTPENRDQMTYAYLQAHVGDHLFIKPANQGSSIGIHKAENEQEYLDGLADAFKYDYKILVEESIDNPREVECSILGNENPKASKLGAIDVPKTDTFYDYNNKFVDASGVTFELPVELPAELTKRIQQMSLDAFKALGLKGMARVDFLVSEDGEPYLGEINTLPGFTNISLYPKLWEVSGISYTDLIDQLIQLGFDEFKRQSGIHYDFVALDAE; encoded by the coding sequence ATGGAGACACAAAAAAAGATCCACGTTGGTATGTTATTTGGCGGGAATTCTTCAGAACACGATGTTTCGAAGCGTTCAGCGCATAACATTTATGATGCCATGGACAAGAATAAGTATGATGTTGACTTGTTTTTAATCACAAAGGACGGAGTGGTCTTGAGTGATGCCGCAACGCGGCGGGTATTTGATGGCGAACCAGAAGATCAAGTGGTTGCTGAAGAAATGCCCAAGTTGGACATGCGTGATCCATTAGCACCCATCAAGAACCTGACACTAGCTAAGGATATTGATATCTTTTACCCAGTGGTGCATGGTAACTTGGGGGAAGATGGCACCTTACAGGGGCTGTTCAAGTTATTGAAGAAGCCCTATGTCGGTAGTGGTGTGTTAGCGTCGGCGGCCAGCTTTGACAAAGACATTACGAAGCAGATTCTAACCCATCACCATATTCAAAATACGAAGTACGTGGTGGTCACGCCTGAAAATCGGGATCAGATGACATATGCTTATTTGCAAGCCCATGTCGGTGATCATTTATTCATTAAGCCAGCGAACCAGGGATCATCAATCGGAATTCATAAGGCTGAGAATGAACAGGAATATTTGGACGGCTTAGCGGATGCCTTCAAGTATGACTATAAGATTTTGGTTGAAGAATCAATTGATAATCCGCGAGAAGTAGAATGTTCAATATTAGGTAATGAAAATCCTAAGGCCTCTAAGCTTGGTGCAATCGATGTTCCAAAGACGGATACGTTCTACGATTATAATAATAAATTCGTGGATGCTAGTGGTGTGACTTTTGAGCTACCAGTCGAATTACCGGCTGAGTTAACCAAACGGATTCAGCAGATGTCACTAGACGCATTTAAAGCCCTTGGTTTGAAAGGGATGGCACGGGTTGACTTCTTAGTTTCTGAAGATGGCGAACCATATTTGGGCGAAATTAACACGTTGCCTGGTTTTACTAATATTAGTTTGTATCCAAAGTTATGGGAAGTTTCAGGTATTAGCTACACGGACTTGATTGATCAATTGATCCAACTTGGATTTGATGAATTCAAACGTCAGTCTGGCATTCACTATGATTTTGTCGCGTTAGACGCAGAATAA
- a CDS encoding serine hydrolase, with amino-acid sequence MSCQNCGYQNAPNVQFCLECGQRLDVLTKRAAIQPSRVQRRQSQSRLAIFSTRFNQQWLLSGLVALLLLIGGGYIIGQLFWSSMAPTTAKSAASGTTSTAQPVATGKPLATFPTKTVSELVEQTMQDVAGRTSIAVMPLTGSQTVIVNNGAQRAGSLITLFILVTAYDQVHQNNWQMQNRYTLRAEDKVGGTGTLHTLPAGSQLTYAEIAKRMITDSDNTAANIMLDRVGGVSAINSEVAQLDLKDTTMARRLMDTAALKAGRDNYTSVRDVATILQRLANYRLISKRVDQAMLTILKANTDHSKLVKNLPKRATIYNKTGDYQAYGVQNDAAIVKNRQGTFIMTVMAADGEREAQTTALNDLGQKLYRVILE; translated from the coding sequence ATGAGTTGTCAAAATTGTGGTTATCAGAATGCACCGAACGTCCAATTTTGTTTGGAATGTGGTCAACGCTTAGACGTGTTGACTAAGCGTGCTGCAATCCAACCAAGTCGCGTGCAACGGCGACAATCACAATCACGACTAGCCATATTCTCAACCCGATTTAATCAGCAGTGGTTGCTTAGTGGGCTAGTTGCACTGTTACTGCTAATTGGTGGTGGCTATATCATTGGTCAGCTATTCTGGTCGTCCATGGCGCCAACCACTGCTAAGTCGGCGGCCAGTGGGACCACGTCTACAGCGCAACCTGTGGCGACTGGGAAGCCGCTGGCGACGTTTCCAACTAAGACGGTCTCCGAGCTTGTTGAGCAAACAATGCAAGACGTGGCCGGGCGAACTTCGATAGCAGTCATGCCGTTGACGGGCAGTCAGACTGTAATCGTTAATAATGGCGCACAGCGCGCTGGGAGTTTAATTACATTATTTATTTTAGTGACAGCCTATGATCAAGTTCATCAAAACAATTGGCAAATGCAGAATCGGTACACATTACGTGCTGAAGATAAGGTCGGTGGTACGGGAACGTTACATACTTTACCTGCTGGTAGTCAGCTGACTTACGCGGAGATCGCTAAGCGGATGATTACGGACAGCGATAATACCGCTGCTAATATTATGTTGGATCGAGTGGGCGGTGTGTCTGCAATCAACAGTGAAGTTGCTCAATTGGACTTAAAAGATACCACAATGGCACGTCGATTAATGGACACCGCGGCACTAAAAGCGGGTCGTGATAACTATACTTCAGTTCGGGATGTCGCAACGATACTGCAACGGCTGGCTAACTATCGGTTGATTTCTAAAAGGGTTGATCAAGCCATGTTAACGATTTTAAAGGCTAATACTGATCACAGCAAGTTAGTCAAAAATTTGCCAAAACGGGCAACGATTTACAATAAGACTGGAGATTATCAAGCGTATGGTGTTCAAAATGATGCGGCCATTGTCAAAAATCGGCAAGGCACCTTTATCATGACTGTGATGGCTGCTGATGGGGAACGTGAAGCACAAACGACGGCTTTGAATGATCTTGGTCAGAAACTCTACCGTGTCATTTTGGAATAA
- a CDS encoding helix-turn-helix transcriptional regulator: protein MRILGEKVRQFRKRKGMSQKELADGICTQATISLIEKKSKIPSMKIMMKICNRLGIRLSEVIIENDDQLYRTFKKIDLLIRHMQLEEAQDVFQHIRPKQLRSNTDKKQYYYYEGYLQLVLNDNADEAIFNFGMLLNQFVKSSHDMFAILATLGTGLAYERKQAYDKAEIFVKQAVATLHTMDAQAMPMGDDDYLQNEILIYASAAQLYAKINFPEEALELIDLALKKAQESQSLYLLDRLYAQKAANEVVLNNIQSAHDHYYVAYALSLVTHNSSLTEKITKEMAEYHIAPLQVANEA from the coding sequence ATGAGAATATTAGGAGAAAAGGTGCGGCAGTTCAGAAAACGGAAGGGCATGTCGCAAAAAGAACTGGCAGATGGTATTTGTACTCAGGCAACGATTAGTTTGATTGAGAAAAAAAGCAAGATCCCAAGTATGAAGATTATGATGAAAATTTGTAATCGATTAGGAATTCGTTTGTCAGAAGTTATCATTGAAAATGATGACCAGTTATATCGGACCTTTAAAAAAATTGATTTATTGATTCGACATATGCAACTGGAAGAAGCGCAAGACGTCTTCCAGCACATCCGGCCCAAACAGCTACGTAGTAATACCGACAAGAAACAGTATTACTACTATGAGGGCTATTTGCAGCTAGTTCTTAATGACAATGCTGACGAAGCTATTTTTAACTTTGGGATGTTGCTAAATCAGTTTGTTAAATCTAGTCATGATATGTTTGCCATCTTAGCAACGTTGGGGACTGGATTAGCTTATGAACGTAAACAGGCTTATGACAAGGCTGAGATCTTCGTCAAGCAGGCAGTTGCCACCTTACACACAATGGATGCGCAAGCAATGCCGATGGGTGACGATGATTATTTACAAAATGAAATCCTGATTTATGCCTCGGCTGCGCAACTTTATGCCAAAATCAACTTCCCCGAAGAAGCCTTGGAGCTAATTGATTTGGCACTTAAAAAGGCCCAGGAAAGTCAGTCACTTTATTTATTAGATCGGTTGTATGCGCAGAAAGCGGCCAATGAAGTTGTTTTAAATAATATTCAGTCAGCACATGACCATTACTATGTGGCATACGCGTTGAGTTTAGTCACGCACAACAGTAGTTTGACTGAAAAAATCACGAAAGAAATGGCCGAGTACCACATTGCACCGTTGCAAGTGGCTAACGAAGCTTAA
- a CDS encoding L-lactate dehydrogenase — MRKYGVIGLGQVGATVAYTLVQQGTVDELVLIDKNEALAKAQKLDLDDASPRLSSTTKIILNDYSALADAEVLIVASGNIGAIDMNSSKGRFGEYDLNQAIVRDIAPKIVASGFKGILIDIMNPCDVMTDYLQRMTGFPRQRVFGTGTFLDTARMQKYVGQAAGTNGKNVSGYVYGEHGNSQFVAWSTVSVNGQPIKNFPGLNLDQLEEDARQGAFAVMAGKHYTNFAIATCGVRLAEAVSADAQLACPVSAFDPQFGTYVGMPAVIGKHGIESLIQLDLTADEQASLAASATFIKSQVDVLPQP, encoded by the coding sequence ATGCGTAAATATGGTGTGATCGGGTTAGGCCAAGTCGGTGCGACGGTGGCCTATACGTTGGTTCAACAAGGAACCGTTGATGAATTAGTATTAATTGACAAGAATGAGGCCTTGGCGAAGGCCCAAAAACTCGATTTAGACGATGCCTCACCGCGTCTAAGCTCAACCACTAAGATTATTTTAAATGATTATTCAGCCTTAGCAGATGCTGAAGTTTTGATCGTGGCTTCCGGTAATATTGGTGCGATTGACATGAACAGTTCTAAAGGCCGCTTTGGTGAGTATGATTTGAATCAAGCTATAGTTCGGGATATTGCGCCTAAAATTGTGGCGTCTGGCTTTAAAGGCATTTTGATTGATATTATGAACCCGTGTGATGTGATGACGGATTATTTACAACGAATGACCGGTTTTCCACGTCAGCGGGTCTTTGGTACGGGGACCTTTTTAGACACGGCCCGGATGCAAAAGTATGTGGGGCAAGCAGCTGGGACGAATGGCAAAAATGTTTCGGGCTATGTTTACGGTGAACACGGTAACTCACAATTTGTTGCTTGGTCAACGGTCAGTGTTAACGGGCAGCCAATCAAGAATTTCCCTGGCCTGAATCTTGATCAACTTGAAGAAGACGCTCGGCAGGGGGCATTTGCGGTCATGGCTGGTAAACACTATACCAACTTTGCGATTGCTACTTGTGGGGTGCGATTAGCAGAAGCGGTCAGTGCGGACGCTCAATTAGCTTGCCCAGTTTCGGCATTTGATCCGCAGTTCGGGACTTATGTCGGCATGCCAGCTGTAATTGGTAAGCATGGCATTGAGTCGTTAATTCAACTGGATTTAACTGCCGATGAACAAGCTTCATTAGCTGCATCTGCGACGTTTATCAAATCACAAGTAGACGTTTTGCCACAACCATAA